The Salinibaculum sp. SYNS191 genome has a window encoding:
- a CDS encoding ATPase domain-containing protein has protein sequence MTSEPARLSTGIDGLDSILHGGLIEERSYMVRGPPGAGKTILGFHFLLAGVERGERVLFINLEEDLDDLKANAASLGFETDDVDFLDLSPSADVFTEDESYDVFPTAEVEQQPLTEEIVERVRAVEPERVVVDPLTQLRYLTSGEYQFRKQVVGFMRFLQDQGATVLFTTQETDAVPTDDLQFISDGAVAFDIGSDGQFVSVPKFRGSPTRSGQHTFRIDDAGMHVYPELQPSDYAAEYALEPLPTGVPEVDDLLHGGIERGTTTIISGPTGVGKTTLGTQFTSAAADRGERSVIYLFEENEDTFLARSEAVGIPVAEMVERGTLHVEEVDALEQSPQEFAESVRDEVATNGTSIVMVDGVAGYRLTLQGRESQTNKHLHALGKYLNNVGVATILVDETAEFHSDFRATSENISYLADNVVFLRHLELQGELTKAIGILKKRTSDFERTLRPYGITSDGIEVGEPLTDLRGIMTGTPEIRDQK, from the coding sequence ATGACTTCCGAGCCGGCGCGGCTCTCGACCGGTATCGACGGGCTGGACAGCATCCTGCACGGGGGACTCATCGAGGAGCGCAGCTACATGGTCCGCGGCCCGCCCGGGGCCGGCAAGACCATCCTCGGCTTTCACTTCCTGCTCGCCGGCGTCGAACGGGGCGAGCGGGTACTGTTCATCAACCTCGAAGAGGACCTCGACGACCTGAAAGCCAACGCGGCGTCGCTGGGGTTCGAAACCGACGACGTCGACTTCCTCGACCTCAGCCCCTCCGCGGACGTGTTCACCGAAGACGAGTCCTACGACGTCTTCCCCACCGCGGAGGTGGAACAGCAGCCGCTCACCGAGGAAATCGTCGAGCGCGTGCGTGCGGTCGAGCCAGAACGGGTCGTCGTCGACCCGCTGACGCAACTGCGCTATCTCACGAGCGGCGAGTACCAGTTCCGCAAGCAGGTCGTCGGCTTCATGCGCTTTCTGCAGGACCAGGGCGCGACTGTCCTGTTCACCACGCAGGAGACCGACGCAGTGCCGACCGACGACCTGCAGTTCATCAGCGACGGTGCGGTGGCCTTCGACATCGGGTCCGACGGGCAGTTCGTCAGCGTGCCGAAGTTCCGGGGGTCGCCGACCCGGTCGGGACAGCACACCTTCCGCATCGACGACGCGGGGATGCACGTCTACCCCGAGCTCCAGCCCAGCGACTACGCCGCCGAGTACGCGCTCGAACCGCTCCCCACCGGCGTGCCGGAGGTGGACGACCTGCTACACGGGGGCATCGAACGCGGCACGACCACCATCATCAGCGGCCCGACGGGAGTCGGCAAGACGACGCTGGGGACCCAGTTCACGAGCGCGGCCGCCGACCGCGGCGAGCGGTCGGTCATCTACCTCTTCGAGGAGAACGAAGACACGTTCCTCGCACGGTCGGAGGCCGTCGGCATCCCCGTGGCCGAGATGGTCGAACGGGGAACCCTCCACGTCGAGGAGGTCGACGCGCTGGAACAGTCGCCACAGGAGTTCGCCGAGTCCGTCCGCGACGAGGTGGCGACCAACGGGACGAGCATCGTGATGGTCGACGGCGTCGCCGGCTATCGGCTCACGCTACAGGGCCGGGAGTCACAGACGAACAAGCACCTCCACGCGCTGGGGAAGTACCTGAACAACGTCGGCGTCGCGACCATCCTGGTCGACGAGACGGCCGAGTTCCACAGTGATTTCCGTGCCACCAGCGAGAACATCAGCTACCTCGCCGACAACGTCGTCTTCCTGCGCCACCTCGAACTCCAGGGTGAACTCACGAAGGCGATCGGTATTCTCAAGAAGCGAACCAGCGACTTCGAGCGCACCCTCCGCCCGTACGGGATTACGAGCGACGGAATCGAGGTCGGCGAACCGCTGACTGACCTCAGGGGAATCATGACCGGAACGCCGGAAATCCGCGACCAGAAGTGA
- a CDS encoding PAS domain-containing protein, whose product MVSEHSPSGPKRGPEDRVLLAMRDGQDRNLLADWLDSLGRYSVQTVDVDDPLPSEYDLCLLDRDALDRFQTDLLAHDDSSGSVFLPHVLVAPATVADDIRQRLDDDLDALLDDVLPVPMGKSLLRRRLENLLRARRSSVGLAERERQYRKLVELTPETILLVDDGRVRYANAAAEALLDLDDPSDLEGQRLVSFVAPEDVTDFRQFMSGVGDSDGGTGAEFVDLSFESTTGRSLSVAVAGVPVIYDGQSMTQLLVRDLTTERRRKQRLNLFGRAMEAAAQGITIADAAQEDNPLIYANQGFQRITGYPMAEILGRNCRFLQGENTDQATVERLRAAIDAKSPVSVDILNYRKDGTPFWNRLDIVPVEDEDGDVTHFLGLQRDITDQKEREQQLSVLNRVLRHNLRNKMNIVQVYAAQMQDATALDEAAEAGTSIRQAADELLALSEQIRKFDSIVAADERDLEQLDLVTIVREGLGSDGGKRDAAVDLSLPETAPILGHETLTPALTDLLGLTERADDLHLAIDVTVEDTAVVLTVTDRGDTFSRTDLEIVANEVETPLEHLQRLELWLLRWAVEESHGEFTVDAAGENPSLTMRFRRADDRE is encoded by the coding sequence GTGGTATCCGAGCACTCTCCGTCCGGGCCGAAGCGAGGCCCCGAGGACCGCGTTCTCCTCGCCATGCGGGACGGCCAGGACCGGAACCTGCTCGCCGACTGGCTCGACTCGCTCGGCCGGTACAGCGTCCAGACGGTGGACGTCGACGACCCGCTGCCGTCGGAGTACGACCTCTGTCTGCTCGACCGCGACGCGCTCGACCGGTTCCAGACCGACCTGCTGGCTCACGACGACAGCTCAGGGTCGGTGTTTCTCCCGCACGTCCTCGTCGCTCCCGCGACCGTCGCGGACGATATCCGGCAGCGGCTGGACGACGACCTTGACGCGCTGCTGGACGACGTCTTGCCGGTCCCGATGGGGAAGTCGCTGCTCCGGCGGCGACTGGAGAATCTGCTTCGCGCGCGCCGGTCGTCGGTCGGCCTCGCCGAGCGCGAGCGGCAGTACCGCAAACTGGTCGAACTCACGCCCGAGACCATCCTCCTCGTCGACGACGGTCGCGTCCGCTACGCCAACGCGGCCGCGGAGGCGCTTCTGGACCTCGACGATCCGTCTGACCTGGAGGGCCAGCGGCTCGTCTCCTTCGTCGCTCCCGAGGACGTCACGGACTTCCGCCAGTTCATGTCGGGCGTCGGCGACTCCGACGGGGGCACCGGCGCGGAGTTCGTGGACCTCTCCTTCGAGTCGACGACCGGCCGGTCGCTGTCGGTCGCGGTGGCGGGTGTCCCCGTCATCTACGACGGCCAGTCCATGACCCAGTTGCTCGTGCGGGACCTGACAACCGAGCGCCGGCGCAAACAGCGGCTCAACCTCTTCGGCCGGGCCATGGAGGCGGCCGCACAGGGCATCACCATCGCCGACGCCGCCCAGGAGGACAACCCGCTCATCTACGCCAACCAGGGCTTCCAGCGCATCACCGGGTATCCCATGGCGGAGATACTGGGACGCAACTGCCGGTTTCTCCAGGGTGAGAACACCGACCAGGCGACCGTCGAGCGACTCCGCGCCGCTATCGACGCGAAGTCGCCGGTCTCGGTCGACATCCTGAACTACCGCAAGGACGGGACGCCGTTCTGGAACCGGCTCGACATCGTCCCCGTCGAGGACGAGGACGGCGACGTGACCCACTTCCTCGGCCTGCAGCGGGACATCACCGACCAGAAGGAGCGCGAACAGCAACTGTCCGTGCTCAACCGCGTCCTCCGGCACAACCTCCGGAACAAGATGAATATCGTCCAGGTGTACGCCGCCCAGATGCAGGACGCCACCGCTCTCGACGAGGCGGCGGAGGCGGGCACGTCGATACGTCAGGCAGCGGACGAACTGCTCGCGCTCAGCGAGCAGATTCGCAAGTTCGACTCCATCGTCGCCGCGGACGAGCGCGACCTGGAGCAGCTCGACCTCGTCACCATCGTCAGGGAGGGGCTGGGAAGCGACGGCGGGAAGCGAGACGCCGCCGTCGACCTGTCGCTGCCCGAGACGGCACCCATTCTCGGACACGAGACGCTCACGCCCGCGCTGACCGACCTGCTGGGGCTGACTGAGCGGGCCGACGACCTGCACCTGGCAATCGACGTCACCGTCGAGGATACGGCCGTGGTGCTGACGGTGACAGACCGCGGCGACACGTTCTCGCGCACCGACCTCGAAATCGTCGCGAACGAGGTCGAGACGCCCCTGGAGCACCTCCAGCGCCTCGAACTGTGGCTCCTTCGCTGGGCCGTCGAGGAGTCCCACGGCGAGTTCACGGTCGACGCCGCGGGCGAGAACCCGTCGCTCACGATGCGCTTCCGGCGGGCGGACGACCGCGAGTGA
- a CDS encoding PQQ-dependent sugar dehydrogenase, producing MDRRHFLRATGALAAGFAGCTASQSTGQPTADATPTETVSDLPEAIGLETLASGLRAPLDIAFAPDADRRYVAEQQGVVSVHEADGLRSEPLLDLRDQVTAGGEKGLLGIALHPDFATNRRLFVRYSSPPRQGTPDSYSHTFVLSEFQVSQDGRSVVDGSEQTVLEIPEPQGNHNAGAIVFGADGYLYIGVGDGGAGGDQGRGHVDDWYDRVGGGNGQDVQANLLGSILRIDVDGSDGDQPYAIPDDNPLVDGPGLDEYYAWGFRNPWRLAVDGQDLYAGDVGQNRFEEIDRVVAGGNYGWNVKEGTHCYGADNCPDSTPASVRGGEPLLDPVVEYPHSGAAVSGISVIVGNVYRASAIPGLDGQLVFGDYRTGGDLFVATPQSGDGLWPTAAIPIADGDAGKLSQLLSFGRHEGELYALGIGDGGGGVHRLVAPDG from the coding sequence ATGGACCGCCGCCACTTCCTCCGTGCGACTGGCGCGCTGGCCGCCGGGTTCGCCGGCTGTACTGCCTCGCAGTCGACCGGGCAGCCGACAGCCGACGCGACGCCGACCGAAACCGTCTCCGACCTGCCGGAGGCGATCGGGCTGGAGACGCTCGCCAGCGGCCTGCGCGCGCCCCTCGACATCGCGTTCGCGCCGGACGCGGACCGCCGCTACGTCGCCGAACAGCAGGGTGTCGTCAGCGTCCACGAGGCCGACGGACTCCGGTCGGAACCGCTGCTCGACCTCCGCGACCAGGTCACCGCCGGCGGGGAGAAGGGCCTGCTCGGCATCGCCCTGCATCCCGACTTCGCGACCAACCGGCGGCTGTTCGTTCGCTACTCCAGCCCGCCCCGCCAGGGGACGCCGGACAGTTACAGCCACACGTTCGTCCTCTCGGAGTTCCAGGTGTCCCAGGACGGCCGCTCGGTCGTCGACGGCTCCGAGCAGACCGTCCTCGAAATCCCGGAGCCACAGGGCAACCACAACGCCGGCGCCATCGTCTTCGGCGCGGATGGCTACCTCTACATCGGGGTCGGCGACGGCGGCGCGGGCGGCGACCAGGGGCGGGGTCACGTCGACGACTGGTACGACCGCGTCGGCGGCGGCAACGGCCAGGACGTGCAGGCGAACCTGCTGGGGAGCATCCTCCGCATCGACGTCGACGGGAGCGACGGCGACCAGCCCTACGCCATCCCCGACGACAACCCGCTCGTCGACGGGCCGGGCCTGGACGAGTACTACGCCTGGGGCTTTCGGAACCCCTGGCGGCTGGCCGTCGACGGGCAGGACCTCTACGCCGGCGACGTCGGGCAGAACCGCTTCGAGGAGATCGACCGCGTCGTCGCCGGCGGGAACTACGGCTGGAACGTCAAGGAGGGAACCCACTGCTACGGCGCGGACAATTGCCCGGACAGCACGCCCGCGAGCGTCCGTGGCGGGGAACCGCTGCTGGATCCCGTCGTCGAGTACCCACACAGCGGTGCCGCGGTCAGCGGCATCTCGGTCATCGTGGGCAACGTCTACCGCGCCAGTGCGATACCGGGGCTGGACGGACAGTTGGTCTTCGGTGACTACCGGACCGGCGGCGACCTGTTCGTCGCGACGCCGCAGTCGGGCGACGGTCTCTGGCCGACCGCGGCAATCCCCATCGCGGACGGCGACGCCGGGAAGTTGAGTCAACTGCTCTCCTTCGGCCGCCACGAGGGCGAACTCTACGCCCTCGGCATCGGCGACGGTGGCGGCGGCGTCCACCGCCTGGTCGCCCCCGACGGGTGA
- a CDS encoding APC family permease: MSSSGERAPAAELGLLDATMIGMGAMIGAGIFVLTGLAAEIAGPAALLVFLLNGVVTAFTGLSYAELASAIPKSGGGYAFVREIFADLPSFIMGWMLWFAYMIAGALYALGFAPNFLELLHVYEFVPPPDQVGAVAVPLLPLDIPATVGLALVAVALLVVLNAVSTAASGSAETIFTATKVIILLVFVAFGFLSAGGGGETSFTLQQFDPLFAEGNGAFAILSAMGLTFIAFEGYDLITTVTEEVENPRENIPKAIFISLAATVVVYLLVVTVAIGTLGAPGLADAGEAGIAAAATSFMPTGLPIIQNGGALIVFGAVFSTLTALNAVVIASSRVAFSMGREGQLLPRFGNIHHRYGTPFVAILASAVVMLASVVLPTQSAGNMSSLFFLLSFIIVNGAVIKLRRERPDMNRPYKMPYYPIPAVLGIVLNGVLTVVLIFFLIQEDPLALLLSAGWIVAGVVAYYGLQVVTGQEAPDSAETDTTISQEVDD, encoded by the coding sequence ATGAGTAGCAGTGGCGAGCGTGCACCGGCCGCAGAGCTCGGGTTGCTCGACGCGACGATGATAGGTATGGGGGCGATGATAGGGGCAGGGATCTTCGTGCTGACGGGCCTCGCGGCCGAAATCGCGGGCCCGGCCGCACTTCTCGTATTTCTGCTCAACGGCGTCGTCACGGCCTTCACCGGGCTCTCGTACGCCGAACTCGCCTCTGCGATACCGAAGTCCGGCGGGGGCTACGCCTTCGTCCGGGAGATCTTCGCCGACCTGCCGTCGTTCATCATGGGGTGGATGCTCTGGTTCGCGTACATGATCGCGGGCGCGCTGTACGCGCTCGGGTTCGCCCCGAACTTCCTGGAACTGCTGCACGTCTACGAGTTCGTCCCACCGCCGGACCAGGTCGGCGCAGTCGCCGTGCCGCTCCTGCCGCTGGACATCCCGGCGACGGTCGGCCTCGCGCTCGTCGCCGTCGCGCTGCTGGTCGTGCTCAACGCCGTGTCGACGGCCGCCAGCGGGAGCGCCGAGACCATCTTCACCGCGACGAAGGTCATCATCCTGCTGGTCTTCGTCGCCTTCGGCTTCCTCTCGGCCGGCGGCGGCGGGGAGACGAGTTTCACCCTCCAGCAGTTCGACCCGCTGTTCGCCGAGGGCAACGGTGCCTTCGCCATCCTCTCGGCGATGGGGCTGACCTTCATCGCCTTCGAGGGGTACGACCTCATCACCACGGTCACCGAGGAGGTGGAGAACCCCCGCGAGAACATCCCGAAGGCAATCTTCATCAGCCTCGCCGCCACCGTCGTCGTCTACCTGCTGGTGGTCACCGTCGCCATCGGCACCCTCGGCGCGCCCGGACTCGCCGACGCGGGCGAAGCGGGCATCGCCGCCGCGGCCACCTCCTTCATGCCGACGGGGCTGCCCATCATCCAGAACGGCGGCGCGCTCATCGTCTTCGGGGCCGTCTTCTCGACGCTGACGGCACTGAACGCCGTCGTCATCGCGTCCTCGCGGGTGGCCTTCTCGATGGGGCGGGAGGGGCAACTGCTCCCGCGCTTTGGCAACATCCACCACCGCTACGGGACGCCCTTTGTCGCGATTCTGGCGAGCGCCGTCGTGATGCTGGCGTCGGTGGTCCTGCCGACCCAGAGCGCCGGCAACATGTCGAGCCTGTTCTTCCTGCTGTCCTTCATCATCGTCAACGGCGCGGTCATCAAACTCCGCCGGGAGCGCCCGGACATGAACCGGCCGTACAAGATGCCGTACTACCCGATTCCCGCCGTGCTCGGCATCGTGTTGAACGGTGTGCTGACGGTGGTGCTCATCTTCTTCCTCATTCAGGAGGACCCGCTGGCGCTCCTCCTGTCGGCGGGCTGGATCGTGGCGGGCGTGGTCGCGTACTACGGGTTGCAGGTGGTGACGGGCCAGGAGGCCCCGGACAGTGCCGAGACGGACACTACTATTTCACAGGAGGTTGATGATTGA
- a CDS encoding potassium channel family protein produces MTGTFRVVIAGGGRVGYRTAELLDDRGHDVVIIEPDPERADQISDEYVATVFKGDATRPTVLAQTDLERADVVAGLTRTTGTNLAVCMMAHQMTDGIQTVVRTETEPEQEFEQFVDAVVYPERAGARAAANAIEPDVSSLEDVTGELDIMQIRVREDAPVAGRTLSDIALPRGSLIISDAAGDRMAGPETVLEPGQTYVVAVEPDVADEVMNLMRG; encoded by the coding sequence ATGACAGGGACCTTTCGGGTCGTCATCGCTGGCGGCGGCCGGGTGGGGTACCGGACGGCGGAACTGCTCGACGACCGCGGCCACGACGTCGTCATCATCGAACCGGACCCGGAGCGGGCCGACCAGATAAGCGACGAGTACGTCGCCACTGTCTTCAAGGGCGACGCGACGCGACCGACCGTCCTCGCCCAGACCGACCTGGAGCGGGCGGACGTGGTCGCCGGTCTGACCCGGACCACGGGGACGAACCTGGCGGTCTGCATGATGGCCCACCAGATGACCGACGGCATCCAGACGGTCGTCCGCACCGAGACCGAACCCGAACAGGAGTTCGAGCAGTTCGTCGATGCTGTGGTGTACCCGGAACGCGCAGGCGCACGCGCGGCGGCGAACGCCATCGAACCCGACGTGAGTTCTCTGGAGGACGTGACCGGCGAACTCGACATCATGCAGATTCGCGTCCGCGAGGACGCGCCGGTCGCCGGGCGCACGCTCTCCGATATCGCGCTCCCGCGCGGAAGCCTCATTATCTCCGACGCGGCGGGCGACCGCATGGCCGGCCCGGAGACGGTGCTGGAACCCGGGCAGACCTACGTCGTCGCCGTCGAACCCGACGTGGCCGACGAGGTCATGAACCTGATGCGTGGGTGA
- a CDS encoding OBG GTPase family GTP-binding protein, which produces MGLEEDIRELEEEIAETPYNKSTEAHIGRLKAKLAEKKEELEKKQSSSGGGQGYAVEKHGDATVALVGFPSAGKSTLLNALTNADSETGSYEFTTLDVNPGMLQYRGANIQMLDVPGLIEGAAGGRGGGQEVLSVVRTADLVVFVLSVFEIQQYERLHEELYKNGIRLDQQPPRVSIRKKHKDGISVTSSVDLDLDEETITDVLRERGYVNADVTIGEQLDIDRLIDGVMANRVYIPSLVSVNKVDLIERDYLPTVEGDLREHNLDPEEAIFISAEEEKGLDSLREAIWAELGLIRIYMDKPGRGVDYEEPLMLREGDTVEDACEKLGGEFTERFRFARVTGPSAKHDEQQVGMGHELADEDVLRIVRRK; this is translated from the coding sequence ATGGGGCTCGAAGAGGACATCCGGGAACTCGAAGAAGAAATCGCGGAGACGCCCTACAACAAGTCGACGGAGGCCCACATCGGTCGCCTGAAGGCCAAACTCGCCGAGAAGAAGGAGGAACTGGAGAAAAAGCAGTCCTCCTCGGGCGGCGGCCAGGGCTACGCCGTCGAGAAACACGGCGACGCCACCGTCGCGCTCGTCGGCTTCCCCAGCGCCGGCAAGTCCACGCTTTTGAACGCGCTGACCAACGCCGACAGCGAGACCGGGTCCTACGAGTTCACGACGCTGGACGTCAACCCCGGGATGCTCCAGTACCGCGGCGCGAACATCCAGATGCTCGACGTGCCCGGCCTCATCGAGGGTGCCGCGGGCGGGCGCGGCGGCGGCCAGGAGGTTCTCTCCGTGGTCCGCACCGCTGACCTCGTCGTCTTCGTCCTCTCCGTCTTCGAGATTCAGCAGTACGAGCGCCTCCACGAGGAACTCTACAAGAACGGCATCCGCCTCGACCAGCAGCCCCCGCGCGTCTCGATTCGCAAGAAGCACAAGGACGGCATCAGCGTCACGTCCAGCGTCGACCTCGACCTCGACGAGGAGACCATCACGGACGTCCTGCGCGAGCGCGGGTACGTCAACGCCGACGTGACCATCGGCGAACAGCTGGACATCGACCGCCTCATCGACGGCGTGATGGCCAACCGCGTTTACATCCCGTCGCTGGTGTCGGTCAACAAGGTCGACCTCATCGAACGGGACTACCTGCCCACCGTCGAGGGCGACCTCCGCGAGCACAACCTCGACCCCGAGGAGGCCATCTTCATCAGCGCCGAGGAGGAGAAGGGCCTGGACTCGCTGCGGGAGGCCATCTGGGCGGAACTCGGGCTCATCCGTATCTACATGGACAAGCCCGGCCGCGGCGTCGACTACGAGGAACCGCTCATGCTCCGCGAGGGCGACACCGTCGAGGACGCCTGCGAGAAACTCGGCGGCGAGTTCACGGAGCGCTTTCGCTTCGCCCGCGTCACCGGCCCGAGCGCCAAACACGACGAACAGCAGGTCGGGATGGGCCACGAACTCGCCGACGAGGACGTGCTGCGCATCGTCCGCCGGAAGTAA
- a CDS encoding TIGR04206 family protein encodes MDAPRRRLLAILALFVVPWTFVDTGGQPTLVFPFGFVTFGPLVVEDVVSYVTVDTFGLPQFLLAWPVGVGVYLLAVASALSGVLLGREDRRVTALLLVLVALTQVRMSLGFAQRFGTVAVPIGVVLILAVVWWYDWPTLRNALPASR; translated from the coding sequence ATGGACGCCCCGCGCCGCAGACTGCTCGCCATCCTCGCGCTCTTCGTCGTCCCCTGGACGTTCGTCGACACCGGTGGACAGCCCACGCTCGTCTTCCCTTTCGGCTTCGTCACCTTCGGCCCGCTCGTCGTGGAGGACGTCGTCTCCTACGTCACCGTCGACACCTTCGGCCTGCCGCAGTTCCTGCTGGCCTGGCCCGTCGGCGTCGGCGTCTACCTGCTCGCCGTCGCGAGCGCGCTGTCGGGGGTCCTCCTCGGCCGCGAGGACCGTCGCGTGACCGCGCTGTTGCTCGTCCTCGTCGCGCTGACGCAGGTCCGGATGTCGCTGGGATTCGCCCAGCGCTTTGGCACCGTCGCGGTTCCCATCGGCGTCGTCCTCATCCTGGCCGTCGTCTGGTGGTACGACTGGCCCACGCTCAGGAACGCCCTCCCGGCGAGTCGCTGA
- a CDS encoding VOC family protein, producing MNATLDHTMMRVEDLDESLEWYTTHLDYEEKGRWEADTFTNVFLGPEDVHDEGALLELTYNHDGRTYDMGDAWGHIAVRVEDVHDAYYELMDEGVEDYRRPEDNPGYAFVKDPDGHEVEIVERDHGARWSLDHTMIRVEDADESLGWWTRKLEYEHTGRWEADTFANYFVKPEGAAEEAMAVELTYNYDGRTYDMGDAWGHLAVRTSDLQEGWETLMTREAEDYRDPESCGNNYAFTKDPDGHEVEVVER from the coding sequence ATGAACGCGACACTCGACCACACGATGATGCGCGTCGAAGACCTCGACGAGTCCCTTGAGTGGTACACCACGCACCTCGACTACGAGGAGAAGGGCCGCTGGGAGGCCGACACCTTCACCAACGTCTTCCTCGGCCCGGAGGACGTCCACGACGAGGGCGCACTGCTGGAACTCACGTACAACCACGACGGGCGCACGTACGACATGGGCGACGCCTGGGGCCACATCGCCGTCCGCGTCGAGGACGTCCACGACGCCTACTACGAACTGATGGACGAGGGCGTCGAGGACTACCGCCGACCGGAGGACAACCCCGGCTACGCCTTCGTCAAGGACCCCGACGGCCACGAGGTGGAAATCGTCGAGCGCGACCACGGGGCCCGCTGGAGCCTCGACCACACGATGATTCGCGTGGAAGACGCCGACGAGTCGCTGGGCTGGTGGACGCGCAAGCTGGAGTACGAACACACCGGCCGCTGGGAGGCGGACACCTTCGCCAACTACTTCGTGAAACCCGAGGGAGCCGCCGAGGAGGCGATGGCGGTCGAACTCACGTACAACTACGACGGGCGCACGTACGACATGGGCGACGCCTGGGGCCACCTGGCCGTCCGGACCAGTGACCTCCAGGAGGGCTGGGAGACGCTGATGACCCGCGAGGCCGAGGACTACCGTGACCCGGAGAGTTGCGGGAACAACTACGCGTTCACGAAGGACCCCGACGGCCACGAGGTCGAGGTCGTCGAGCGGTAA